In the genome of Sinobacterium caligoides, one region contains:
- a CDS encoding LamG-like jellyroll fold domain-containing protein — protein sequence MSSVNDVEIYPLNSSDQLTGLSVVADERFKQCAELIGGGSELSLADVTHAASAERSTTMSEQGFTASVWVKRTEVGSAFSFLGEEGFSCDGYGRLSLLWEKQQAMLDVGRWHHILLRKSASSAELYLDGKKVGSLYIPDNWRFNRVYEQGSIVVMYDLINPFYESALWTGMVTIGDDVKPRVFKATRWARGDIPRGEGAKEGELNPWVEIDEPSGSWLKLNEQSNDFTYRVSQGKIRLAQQHMYPCLLNDQQAYQDYYSNLPPVLMTSKDASPLDVNIVTTNKGVVSTLQSKVYNKLYIEADHTQQHGIVFENKNSIDIVFYPFAFDETVEPENLVAGPDNYHLQLRFRYGTFVMSNDIPEIVIDNENMDNWHVSSLEPCPEDGGWAFYFLSKQETVLAASETLSFTLRYESADSALGARSTKMAFFYKGMKFDGGGEIKGDRLKQVDILNLSSNNPYIENINRSVIDANKKVDLIESRLLEDIGKISVADETLKKNYDKLCKQNTRYTIEADPNDSNIGNILAMLFEFTSELDKEVDTRAKVFNAEIDAAEKKQPLGVYYDAPRGLVCSGNSSIVITLLNKTAGDLTFNTDEKYDDKKYNAVVIKIHLPYGHGDKHSLANSSGLPSAKQAKVTNVDNLYYDFEYTGKSELAITFEWKVTKPFTLPKGGSIQLSIDDIPINDQPGHCPLRIEIMNLSGYADSSLTMPVLKTTNDLALLAGNGKVCIGSGAGEKSSDLEVSGDLQVSGALSSSGGILNLTSKLAAEQDVEINGRLSAADGTLNLISNLKTDNNVEINGDLFSSNGQLNIKKSLVVEERIHDEYGQVLGVPIGAVIMWHGYESDIPTGFRFCNGEHGTPDLRGRFIVGAENDYSAADDYSLDSEGGREAIELKTSEMPKHTHGVNDPGHHHLTYKPYEVWNSDTHSCDTGGDGRSDGHNHVNHNVTGISIVEEGGSEAHENRPPFYALYYIKRVS from the coding sequence ATGAGCAGCGTAAATGATGTTGAGATCTACCCGCTTAATTCAAGTGACCAATTGACAGGCTTGAGCGTCGTAGCTGATGAGCGATTTAAGCAATGTGCAGAGTTAATAGGTGGTGGTTCAGAGTTATCGTTAGCTGATGTAACTCATGCGGCATCGGCAGAGCGCTCCACAACCATGAGCGAGCAAGGGTTCACGGCAAGCGTATGGGTTAAGCGGACAGAGGTCGGTAGTGCTTTTAGTTTTCTGGGTGAGGAAGGTTTCTCATGTGACGGATATGGCCGACTCTCGCTTCTCTGGGAAAAGCAGCAGGCGATGCTTGATGTTGGGCGGTGGCATCATATTCTGCTGAGGAAAAGTGCTAGTAGTGCTGAGCTATACCTTGATGGTAAGAAGGTCGGCTCACTTTATATACCTGATAATTGGCGATTTAATAGAGTTTATGAGCAGGGCAGCATTGTTGTAATGTATGACTTGATAAACCCCTTCTATGAATCAGCACTTTGGACGGGCATGGTGACTATTGGGGATGATGTGAAGCCGCGTGTTTTTAAGGCGACACGCTGGGCTAGAGGAGACATACCGAGAGGCGAGGGCGCCAAGGAGGGGGAGTTAAATCCGTGGGTTGAAATCGATGAACCCTCGGGAAGTTGGTTGAAATTGAATGAGCAATCCAACGACTTCACTTATCGTGTTTCGCAGGGAAAAATTCGTTTAGCTCAGCAGCATATGTACCCTTGTTTATTGAACGATCAGCAGGCCTACCAAGATTACTATAGTAATTTACCGCCGGTGTTGATGACGTCAAAAGATGCCAGTCCACTAGATGTTAATATCGTTACGACGAATAAGGGCGTTGTTTCAACGTTGCAAAGTAAGGTCTACAATAAGCTCTATATAGAGGCCGATCATACGCAGCAACATGGTATTGTTTTTGAAAATAAAAATAGCATTGATATCGTATTTTACCCCTTTGCTTTTGATGAAACAGTAGAGCCGGAAAATTTAGTTGCTGGCCCGGATAACTACCATTTACAGCTGCGATTTCGTTACGGCACCTTTGTTATGTCTAATGATATACCTGAGATTGTTATTGATAATGAGAATATGGACAACTGGCATGTATCATCGTTAGAGCCATGCCCTGAGGATGGCGGTTGGGCGTTCTATTTTTTGTCGAAGCAGGAGACAGTGTTAGCGGCAAGTGAGACGCTATCGTTTACCTTAAGGTATGAGTCTGCAGATAGCGCACTCGGTGCCCGCAGTACTAAGATGGCCTTCTTCTATAAGGGGATGAAGTTTGATGGTGGCGGTGAAATAAAAGGCGATAGGCTTAAGCAGGTCGATATCCTTAACTTATCGAGTAACAATCCTTATATTGAGAATATAAATAGAAGTGTAATAGATGCGAACAAAAAGGTTGATCTGATTGAATCTAGATTGCTGGAAGATATCGGGAAAATCTCTGTGGCAGATGAAACTCTGAAAAAAAACTACGATAAATTGTGTAAGCAAAATACGAGGTACACTATTGAAGCAGATCCTAACGATAGTAATATAGGAAATATTTTGGCTATGCTTTTTGAATTTACCTCTGAGTTGGATAAGGAAGTTGATACTCGAGCGAAAGTATTTAATGCTGAAATAGATGCTGCTGAGAAGAAGCAACCTTTAGGGGTTTACTATGATGCCCCGAGAGGATTGGTATGCAGTGGAAATTCCTCAATTGTTATTACACTATTGAATAAAACGGCTGGTGACTTAACTTTTAATACTGATGAGAAGTATGACGATAAAAAATATAATGCAGTAGTTATTAAGATACACCTACCTTATGGCCATGGTGATAAGCATTCTCTGGCGAACTCTAGCGGCCTTCCTTCAGCTAAGCAGGCTAAAGTAACGAATGTTGATAATCTTTACTATGATTTTGAGTACACGGGGAAATCTGAATTAGCTATAACTTTTGAGTGGAAGGTTACTAAGCCCTTTACGCTGCCAAAAGGTGGCTCTATCCAGCTTTCAATCGACGACATTCCTATAAACGATCAACCTGGTCACTGCCCGTTAAGAATTGAGATAATGAATCTAAGCGGTTACGCGGACTCTTCGCTGACTATGCCAGTATTAAAGACGACTAATGATTTAGCGCTATTGGCAGGGAATGGCAAAGTATGCATTGGCTCAGGTGCCGGCGAAAAAAGCAGTGACCTAGAGGTCAGCGGAGACCTGCAGGTCAGTGGTGCCCTGTCTTCGAGTGGCGGCATACTCAACTTGACCAGTAAGTTGGCAGCGGAGCAAGATGTCGAAATTAACGGCAGATTATCTGCGGCAGATGGCACACTTAACCTGATCAGTAACCTGAAAACAGACAATAACGTCGAAATTAATGGCGATTTATTTTCGTCAAATGGTCAGCTTAACATCAAGAAAAGCCTTGTTGTTGAGGAGCGTATTCACGATGAGTATGGTCAGGTTCTCGGTGTCCCTATTGGTGCCGTCATCATGTGGCACGGTTATGAGAGTGACATCCCGACAGGCTTTAGGTTTTGCAATGGCGAGCATGGCACGCCTGACCTTAGAGGTCGTTTTATCGTTGGCGCGGAAAATGATTACAGTGCAGCTGATGATTATTCGTTAGATAGTGAAGGGGGGAGGGAGGCGATCGAGCTTAAGACGAGTGAAATGCCAAAGCATACACACGGTGTTAACGATCCAGGTCATCATCATCTGACATACAAACCATACGAAGTCTGGAACTCGGATACGCACAGCTGTGATACCGGTGGTGATGGTAGGTCAGATGGGCATAATCATGTGAATCATAATGTTACTGGTATTAGTATCGTTGAGGAGGGGGGGAGCGAAGCCCATGAAAATCGACCGCCCTTCTACGCCTTGTATTACATAAAACGGGTAAGTTAA